From the genome of Phoenix dactylifera cultivar Barhee BC4 chromosome 17, palm_55x_up_171113_PBpolish2nd_filt_p, whole genome shotgun sequence:
ttattttcatcGATGAGGCATTgactacaatttttttttttttgttgccaaATACTTTTCGTTTACTCACTTTATGCATCATACATGGCCTTGTAATGGATTGGAGTCCAACACAACCAAGGGGTAACGCTATTTTGTAGCACCAGGTGCCAAGCATGGTAGCATGGGTTTCCATGTTTGGTATAAGAAGGCACAGTATGCATGTCATTTATCATGTTCTCTTTAGGCATTTTGTACCAAGTAGCATCTTTTGGCTGCATTAGGTGGGACTGCCCCATAGCACCAGTCTTTTATTGCTTGGCGTGGAAGGTCTTATGCTAGATGTATTCGATGTGTCCTAATGAGTCATAATTTTATTGATACTGCCTGGTGAATAATGCTTAAAGATATGAGCATCAAACCATGTTCACATTCACATTTGCAAGAATCATAGGATCATTTTTTACCCAACAATTCCCTCTTAAAGTAATGGGAGAGGGCAGAATCTAGAATAAATATTTCATGTTCGGTTTAGGCTAAGAGAGGATCTATATTAAAGTTATTTTGTTTGGCTGTGAATATTAGGAGAATGGAGTTGATACAATAACCCTAACAGATAACGACATCAACTCTGGTAATTCGTGGACATGTAGGGGCTCGTTGTTCGCATTGATTTCTAAGCATAGTTATAATATTCTTTGACCTAAGACTTTTCAATTATTCTCGAATTATACataaattttatgatttattcacAAATTATTTGTAacaaatttgaaaaatttttgTGTCACAAATTAATGATAACATACATCATTGTTAGGATGATTTTTTTCGTTATCATCTGTTACTTTGGTGtcttttatccttatttttaagTAACTAAGTTCTAAATACTTTTAGAAAGTCTTTTAtacttttaatattttcttctaattttttgtTATCTGAACTCTTTCTGAGcttttgataatttttttggATTCCCCCCCCCCTAAACTCCACATCAATGCATTAAACTAATTTATCCCCAAAAGTCAAAGACTATGGTTTTGAGCAGTTGATCacatatgttttaatttttctaaTCAATTTTATATCATTAGGGTGGGGGGGAGGGGGATGCGATTCAAAACATGTTAAAAtgattagaattttgaaattatcACTAAGAAAGCCATTTGTGATTAAATGAACCGTAGTCcaattattatattttcagAAGATTTTAAGAAGCTTGAAAACACCAAGATTTAACAGTTGTGGGCCCAAATATTTGAGGAAGGATGATGAAGGATTTGAGACTTATTTAGGCCTGAATTGGGCTCTATTTCTGATTTTGTTCAGTCTCGAGCTCAGATTGGCTCAAGGTTGGGCTAATGATATACCCATGTCCGGCCCGAAAAATAAATGAGCTCCACATTTAAGTCCAAATTTGGCTTGAAATCTTTTGGACGTACCTCATAGTCTTACTCGAAGTCGGTCCAACCTGATGAGCCTAGAGCTATCTCAAGCTCATTTCCAGTCTCACCATCAGTGGTGGGAATACCGCAATCCAGCTTGTAGGACTTGAATATATTCATTAGCTTCCTTTTgaactataaatatatatggttAGTTggccaaaaaaatatattcattgGCTTCCTTTTAAACACCATTTGATTCTTTAATAAATGCAAGGCTATAGTTTGCAACCAGAAAAAACTCATCATACTTCCTGATTGTAACTTGTGAAAAATTCTACCTGGAGAAGTTTGAAACTCAAAACTACTTTTTTTTATGCAAGCTAACACACCAAAAATGGAAGTCTTTTTTCTTAATGTAAAATAGATAACTTTCTAGAAGGCTAAAATGGAATCTTAGGTACTCGCCAGGAAACTTCCAGGTCTCCATATTAAAAATTCGGATTGAGGGTAGTCTCGTCATTTCATAAATCAGCACTCTCCCGAGGAGAATTCGAAATTTCGCACCGGCTATGACCGGTTGCGGAGCCGTACGTTAAAAAAGAAGACAGGTCGTTTATCTCGGCAGTTGTAAAGCACACAGTGAGCGAGTGTTTTAGCTCTGCTTTGCGCTCTTTCTCGCATGCTTGGAAACGGCTCTATTCTCGGGAAAAATCCAAGAAACCCTCGCCTTATCGTCTCCTCCATTATCGCAGAACCCAACTCCCTGAGCTCAATTCTCTTAGATCCGTGGCTTTTTTCGCGAATTGGAGTTCGAAATCTGGTCTTTCATGGCGGAAAACCCCAATGTCGAGCTCGCCGAAGCACAAATCGGCGGCATTTCGTGTGATCCCGTGTTATGTGGCTTTTACCTCCATTGATCGAACCAGTGCCTAGTGGTATCTTGCAatccactattttttttattggatttGGGCTTCTTCATTTTGTGATTCTTGGTAATTTGGTTCGATCAGCGCTCATGGACTGGTTTTTGATGGTTAGAATAGAATGAGATCTATGGCCTTGCGGGAATCGTGAAATGAGGAATCGAAGATTGAACTTTTCTCCGATATGATTGCATTGCATTTCCATCTAGAGTTGTAACTGGAGCTTAGGTGTTGGTTTTCTTGccgttttttcttttatttattttactttGATCTCAAGGGAAGAAAGTTTCATTGCTAGACTGTCCGGAGAACAGAGATCTCAGTTCAGGTGAGAACTTAACTTCCATTTCGCAATATTTACTTTCAAAGCTTGGAAATAGCTTAAACTGCTGTTACTTGTTGATGTGCAATTGGAGAAGCGAATTTGCTTCAGGGTAATTGCTTTAGTAGAATGGGATCAACTCCAATCActtcaacaattttttttttatcacaaTTTAATTTTAGCAGTCTTGAAAAATGAACTCAAGACTTGTATAAAgtggatgattttttttaaaaaaaaacttcagaTTGCTTGGCCAACTCAATTTGAAGTATAAGCATGATTGTTACCACAAAGTTGGCACTTCACCCTTAAGGGCTTGCCATGGACAAGGTGTAGGGTTTCAGAAAAGTTAGTGGTTTGTgagcttttatttattttcttttttatttatttgctaCTTCTGGTGTTCTGTTTATTCTGAGATAAGGCTTGTTAGTTATAATTATTATGTGGTAGGGACAGAAGCTTTGCTTTCTCATTGATTGGTATAAATGCACTCATATGAGCTTTGTTGGATCAATCATATATGGTTAGTGGGTCATAATTTTTCTAACTTTTTGATCTATGTCTTTAATAATTTATGTTTCTTAACATGATGTTTAAATCTAAGGATTACATTTCTTTTGGTGCTAACTTGACATGCTCTGTTGCTAGGGCTGCCCCATCCTATTATAGCTGCCTAATCTTGTCTGGGTGGTGACCCTGATCAACAAGCCAAGTTGATTcctcgtttcttctttcccccCTTTAAGGATATGTGAGTCTTTCTGTGTGTGGTGGTGGTGGTAATGTTTGACCgtaataaatttttttggaaaattgAGGTGGGATCATTAATCTGGGGTTGTGGTAGGTGTGAACACCTAACGGGGTCACCCCTATTTCAAATGGAGTTCAAGTCGACAGTATTTGTCTTGTGATCTTGAAAtccattttgattttctttcttaAGTAGTCTTCTTTGTGATTTATTGCGAGGAATGACAGGTTATACCACATAAGTGCTATTGTAACAAAGAATACAGATTATTTGTTTAACaagtttcttctttttccaaacaaaaaactttatttttctggTTTATGGATAAGGCATTCCTAATTTTCATGTTTTAATAGTTTCCAGCAATATCTTTTCATTGCCTAGAAATGTAGTTTTTTATGTGCTTTTGATGTTTTTGGTATGCTCTCTATTCGGGTTGAAATTCATcagttttttttcctcctttttgggTAGATCATGGAGGCTGAGTTGTGTTCGTGTCGAACTCTTTCGTCAACTCGGGAAGAAAGTGGAGATGAGGAGCTTTCTGTGCTCCCTAGGCATACAAAGGTCATTGTTACGGGGAACAACAGAACAAAGTCTGTTTTGGTGGGACTGCAAGGTGTTGTCAAGAAGGCTGTTGGTCTTGGTGGCTGGCATTGGCTGGTAAAAAAGCAGTTCTTCACTTTAATAGCTTGTCATGTAACATCATCATTGCATCATTGTATGATTGAAGATGCCTTGCACTTTGTCTACATTATCCAGTCTGTCTGATTATAATAAGAGTATTACAAGCAGTTAAATTTCATCAGTCTCAGATACAAATAGATTACATATAAAGGTAATGTCTGAAGAGAAGttataaaaaaattagtttTCAAGATAAttctttaaatttatttttcaagataATTCTTTGCCATAGAAGCACCTTTATGATATTCTGGTGTGTTTGTGATATTGGTTAGCTCATCTGATAAACACTATATGTTTCTTAAGATGTAAAAGAATTAGGAATTGGACATCATTTGTTCTAACTTGGTCAATTCTAAAGGTCCTAATCATTGTTCTAATAGGGCCAAAATACATGCATTTGACACCAACATTCTGATGGTATAGAGAAGGTCTCTGCTTGGACAAATGCAGCACAGACATAATTTATAGACTTTTGGTTGCTTAGCTTTAATAATATAGCCTGAAAGTTGTGATTGATATAGTTTCCTAGCATACTGATATAGTTGTGATTGCTCAATTTATAGACTTTTTCTAATCCAATCCATGCTCCATGATGCATATTTGGGGTTCCAGGTCCTTAAGAATGGGGTAGAGGTGAAGTTGCAGAGGAATGCTTTGAGCGTGCTGGAAGCTCCAACTggaaatgaggaagatgatgatgaaattTACTGCAATAACTCAATCTGTAGTAGCTCTGACATGGGAGAGAAAGATGTTGATTACTGTGAGTTTATCACGTATTCTTGACCTGTAGTTTTATGTTAGCACCTGCAATGAGCAATATGATTCATTCATCCGAATTATTTCTTATCTCCTCTTTGGTGTACAGCTAGCATCGAGCTCCATAAACCAACAAAACGAAGGGTTAGGCATACAAGACCCTGGGCATCCTCAGTCAAGGCAATGAGTCGAACTAGCTACAGAGATACAAAAGCTCATATCTTTAAGCATCAAAAGGTAATGAATATCATTGTTGCACATTCATCTAGAATtcactgtttattattgaactATGTTACCATCGTTATGATATCTCCCTGCAAGGAGGCATCTCTATACACTTTTTAGTGTTACATAGATTCCATTTATGTCCTTGTTGTTTATGTTCCAAATTATCTGTTAATGACAGAGGGTTAATTTGGCAAAACTTGAAACTGCCACTTTATGGAGATACTGGAAGCATTTCAATCTGGTGAGTGCCACTGTCTGTTACTTCACAATCGGATTCTAATTATACATATTCCCAGAGCTATGCATTTCCATGCGGAACTAACATCAGAATGGAATTGCAGGTCAGCACTAATCCCAATCCATCTAAGGAGCAACTGGTTCATGGAGTGCAGCATCATTTCCTCTCTCAGGTACTTATTGATCATTATGTGAATGTTGCCATGCATTTTTCAAATGTTTTTCTAACGTATGTAACATATATGCCCTATACCATATGCACTTTAAGCCCTGTAAGATATTTAATGCACTATTCATCTATTTTTTCTGAACTAACCTTAGTTTTTGCCCTATTTGCAAAAGCAAGTGGATGAGATGCAGGTGATTGTGGGCTTTATCCAAACTGCGAGGAGGTTGAAAACTCTCCACTCTTGACAGGAAACAGATGAGAGGTAGTATTTTGTACATGAATAGGTGGAAGTAAGAATGATACAGCTTCTGCCTGTATGCTTTGTGAAGGTATCGAGGATCCCGTGTGGGACGCCGTTTCTTTGTCTAAGAACAATCCCACAATGTAATTTACTGATCTTTTTCAGGTAGGAAGTAGTGAAGTTTATAACTTATTATCATTAGGTAAGACTGTCAATCAAAGACTGCTGAGCTGATAAGTAACCTCACCATAGAAAAGAGCAAAGCTCTAGCTTTGCCCACCAGAAAACCGGTAGTAGGCTGATTAGCCCAATGGCT
Proteins encoded in this window:
- the LOC103705475 gene encoding uncharacterized protein LOC103705475, with amino-acid sequence MEAELCSCRTLSSTREESGDEELSVLPRHTKVIVTGNNRTKSVLVGLQGVVKKAVGLGGWHWLVLKNGVEVKLQRNALSVLEAPTGNEEDDDEIYCNNSICSSSDMGEKDVDYSSIELHKPTKRRVRHTRPWASSVKAMSRTSYRDTKAHIFKHQKRVNLAKLETATLWRYWKHFNLVSTNPNPSKEQLVHGVQHHFLSQQVDEMQVIVGFIQTARRLKTLHS